A genomic stretch from Buchnera aphidicola BCc includes:
- the prfB gene encoding peptide chain release factor 2 (programmed frameshift), with translation MLEISILKKKIKKLKDKITILKRNLDYFYIKKKIKLINFKIKKLFKKKKFKKISSLYKKKNNFLKKINIFKKFKKKIKDIKNWIKIFKLENDINILKEINIQYKAIKNKIYVLESYMMFNHKNDKNNCYLDIQSGSGGLESQDWTKMLLKMYLKYLYKKKFVTKIISETVGDNGGIKSITLSIKGKFAFGWLRTETGIHRLVRKSPFDAGKKRHTTFSSIFVYPALTNNIDINLQSKNLRIDVYRSSGAGGQHVNRTESAVRITHLPTGIVTQCQNSRSQHKNKNTAIKQLKAKLYEIEIKKKKIEKKKINKKKSNIRSGNQIRSYILDDSRIKDMRTKLERKDINNVLNGDIHEFIKKSLKMGF, from the exons ATGTTAGAAATTTCTATATTAAAGAAAAAAATAAAAAAATTAAAAGATAAAATAACAATATTAAAGAGGAATCTT GACTATTTTTATATAAAAAAAAAAATAAAATTAATAAATTTTAAAATAAAAAAACTTTTTAAAAAAAAAAAATTTAAAAAAATATCATCTTTATATAAAAAAAAAAACAATTTTTTAAAAAAAATTAATATATTTAAAAAATTCAAAAAAAAAATCAAAGATATAAAAAATTGGATAAAAATATTTAAATTAGAAAATGATATTAATATTCTTAAAGAAATAAATATACAATATAAAGCAATAAAAAATAAAATATATGTTTTGGAATCATATATGATGTTTAATCATAAAAATGATAAAAATAATTGTTATTTAGATATACAATCTGGTTCAGGAGGTTTAGAATCACAAGATTGGACAAAAATGTTATTAAAAATGTATTTAAAATATTTATATAAAAAAAAATTTGTAACTAAAATAATTTCTGAAACAGTTGGAGATAATGGAGGAATAAAATCCATTACTCTAAGTATTAAAGGAAAATTTGCATTTGGTTGGTTAAGAACAGAAACAGGAATACATAGGCTAGTTAGAAAAAGTCCTTTTGATGCAGGAAAAAAAAGACATACTACATTTAGTTCAATATTTGTATATCCAGCATTAACAAATAATATTGATATAAATCTTCAATCTAAAAATTTAAGAATTGATGTATATAGATCTTCTGGAGCTGGAGGACAACATGTAAATCGAACAGAATCAGCAGTTCGTATAACACATCTTCCAACTGGAATAGTAACACAATGTCAAAATAGCAGATCACAACACAAAAATAAAAATACAGCAATAAAACAATTAAAAGCAAAATTATACGAAATAGAAATAAAAAAAAAAAAAATAGAAAAAAAAAAAATAAATAAAAAAAAATCAAATATTCGATCAGGAAATCAAATTCGTTCATATATATTAGATGATTCAAGAATAAAAGATATGAGAACTAAATTAGAAAGGAAAGATATTAATAATGTTTTAAATGGTGATATTCATGAATTCATTAAAAAAAGTTTAAAAATGGGATTTTAA
- a CDS encoding sulfurtransferase TusA family protein, giving the protein MIIKLNLLGLRCPELIIKLRQKVRKLKTGQKILVKANDEFSKKDIKLFCRFMKHKLISITIKKKFFLYYIKIGKKKKY; this is encoded by the coding sequence ATGATAATTAAATTAAATTTATTAGGATTACGTTGTCCAGAATTAATTATAAAATTACGACAAAAAGTAAGAAAATTAAAAACTGGACAAAAAATTTTAGTTAAAGCAAATGATGAATTTAGTAAAAAAGACATAAAATTATTTTGTAGATTTATGAAACATAAATTAATATCAATTACTATAAAAAAAAAATTTTTTTTATACTATATAAAAATTGGAAAAAAGAAAAAATATTAA
- the leuS gene encoding leucine--tRNA ligase produces MKNNNYNPKKIEKYVQKYWVKKKIFFTKIDKEKKKFYCLPMLPYPSGKLHMGHVRNYTISDVISRFHRMLGKNVLQPIGWDSFGLPAEETAIKNNISPKKWTFKNIKTMKKQLQSLGFSYDWNKEITTCNPEYYRWEQLFFIKLFKKKLIYKKKSIVNWCEKDKTVLANEQVQKGVCWRCGTKIKLRKISQWFIKIKKYADKFLKDLKLLKKWPKEVISMQKNWIGKSKGLKIKCKIYKKKYFLKIFTTKPETIMGISFFAISMYHPLINLFLRKNIEIQKFLKKNKYSINTEFQKSNILFGINTHLYVIHPINKKKIPLWISNYVKYNYATGAIMSVPCSNKIDYNFSKLYNIPFIKIFSKKNKKLLINSDNFNNLNIKKARNKISNFLINKKIAKKYIYYKIQDWCISRQRYWGTPIPIVIDNKKNIITVPKKKLPVILPKYIYKKKSLQSLSLYSLWLKTKISGKKVTRETDTLDTFMESSWYYARYTNPKYEKDIIDPKASEYWLPVDQYIGGIEHAVMHLIYFRFYHKLLYDFGYVQSKEPVKKLICQGMVIIDSFYKYNKDGSKKWLSISKIEINRDSKGKIISAIEKSSQKKIIYAGKIKMSKSKNNGIDPVNIIKQYGADSLRLFIMFAAPINISLEWNSKNIIGMHRFLKKIWNFVFIIIKKKKEKIKKIDLNKNKKTYIYKLNTIIKKVTYNIQERNSFNTAIAEIIKFFNYLVKLYKIYNIKKKNLIFCISTIIKMLYPFTPHICFILWKKIYGKKSCIEKETWPKFNKKFFLKEKNNIIIQINGKKKDIMKIHAIISKKEIIKLILKNEKIKKHLYKKIIKKTIYIPNKVINFVL; encoded by the coding sequence ATGAAAAATAATAATTATAATCCTAAAAAGATTGAAAAATATGTTCAAAAATACTGGGTAAAAAAAAAAATATTTTTTACTAAAATAGATAAAGAAAAAAAAAAGTTTTATTGTTTACCTATGTTACCTTATCCATCTGGCAAATTACATATGGGTCATGTAAGAAATTATACAATAAGTGATGTTATATCAAGATTTCATAGAATGTTAGGAAAAAATGTTTTACAACCTATAGGATGGGATTCATTTGGTTTACCTGCAGAAGAAACAGCAATAAAAAATAATATATCACCAAAAAAATGGACATTTAAAAATATAAAAACAATGAAGAAACAGTTACAATCTTTAGGATTTAGCTATGATTGGAATAAAGAAATTACTACATGTAATCCTGAATATTATCGTTGGGAACAATTATTTTTTATAAAATTATTTAAAAAAAAATTAATTTATAAAAAAAAATCAATTGTTAATTGGTGTGAAAAAGACAAAACAGTATTAGCAAATGAACAAGTACAAAAAGGAGTATGTTGGAGATGTGGAACTAAAATAAAACTAAGAAAAATATCTCAATGGTTTATAAAAATAAAAAAATATGCAGATAAATTTTTAAAAGATCTAAAATTATTAAAAAAATGGCCAAAAGAAGTTATTTCTATGCAGAAAAATTGGATTGGAAAATCCAAAGGATTAAAAATAAAATGTAAAATATATAAAAAAAAATATTTTTTAAAAATATTTACAACAAAACCAGAAACTATTATGGGTATATCTTTTTTTGCAATTTCTATGTATCACCCGTTAATAAATTTATTTCTTAGAAAAAATATAGAAATACAAAAATTTTTAAAAAAAAATAAATATTCAATTAACACAGAATTTCAAAAAAGTAACATACTTTTTGGTATTAATACACATTTATATGTAATTCATCCTATAAATAAAAAAAAAATACCATTATGGATTTCTAATTATGTCAAATATAATTATGCTACTGGGGCTATTATGAGTGTACCTTGTAGTAATAAAATTGATTATAACTTTTCTAAATTATATAATATACCATTCATCAAAATATTCTCAAAGAAAAATAAAAAATTATTAATAAATAGTGATAATTTTAATAATTTAAATATAAAAAAAGCTAGAAATAAAATTTCTAATTTTCTAATTAATAAAAAAATTGCGAAAAAATATATATATTATAAAATACAAGATTGGTGTATATCTAGACAAAGATATTGGGGAACTCCTATACCTATAGTTATAGATAATAAAAAAAATATTATTACTGTTCCTAAAAAAAAACTACCAGTTATATTACCTAAATATATATATAAAAAAAAATCATTACAATCTCTATCATTATATTCTTTATGGTTAAAAACTAAAATATCAGGAAAAAAAGTAACAAGAGAAACAGATACCTTAGATACTTTTATGGAATCATCTTGGTATTATGCGAGATATACTAATCCTAAATATGAAAAAGATATTATTGATCCTAAAGCATCAGAATATTGGTTACCTGTAGATCAATATATTGGAGGAATTGAACATGCAGTTATGCATTTAATATATTTTCGATTTTATCATAAATTATTATATGATTTTGGATATGTACAATCTAAAGAACCTGTAAAAAAATTAATTTGCCAAGGCATGGTTATAATTGATTCATTTTATAAATATAATAAAGATGGTAGTAAAAAATGGTTATCAATATCTAAAATAGAAATAAACAGAGATTCAAAAGGAAAAATAATAAGTGCTATTGAAAAATCCAGTCAAAAAAAAATTATTTATGCTGGAAAAATAAAAATGTCAAAATCAAAAAATAATGGTATTGATCCAGTTAATATCATTAAACAATATGGAGCAGATTCTTTACGTTTATTTATTATGTTTGCTGCTCCAATAAACATATCATTAGAATGGAATTCAAAAAATATTATTGGAATGCATAGATTTTTAAAAAAAATATGGAATTTTGTATTTATAATAATAAAAAAGAAAAAAGAAAAAATAAAAAAAATAGATCTTAATAAAAATAAAAAAACATATATATATAAATTAAATACAATAATAAAAAAAGTAACATATAATATTCAAGAAAGAAATTCTTTTAATACAGCAATTGCTGAAATAATAAAATTTTTTAATTATCTAGTAAAATTATATAAAATATATAATATAAAAAAAAAAAATTTAATATTTTGTATTAGCACTATCATAAAAATGTTATATCCTTTTACACCTCATATTTGTTTTATTTTATGGAAAAAAATATATGGAAAAAAAAGTTGTATAGAAAAAGAAACTTGGCCAAAATTTAATAAAAAATTTTTTTTAAAAGAAAAGAACAATATAATTATTCAAATTAATGGAAAAAAAAAAGATATAATGAAAATTCATGCAATAATATCAAAAAAAGAAATTATTAAATTAATTTTAAAAAATGAAAAAATAAAAAAACATTTATATAAAAAAATAATCAAAAAAACTATTTATATTCCTAATAAAGTTATTAATTTTGTATTATAA
- the ybeY gene encoding rRNA maturation RNase YbeY, with product MKIDIQNVCKKNIFFPKKKYFFLWLKNIFKNKKIEITIRIVDMLEMKFLNKKYKKKNSLTNVLSFQSPDSIKIKHRFLNYIGDIILCAPYINKEANILKKKKIELWAHMTIHSTLHLLHYSHKDSKSKKNMQKTEIYIMKKLGYNNPYN from the coding sequence ATGAAAATTGATATTCAAAATGTATGTAAGAAAAATATTTTTTTTCCAAAAAAAAAATATTTTTTTTTATGGTTAAAAAATATTTTTAAAAATAAAAAAATAGAAATAACTATTAGAATAGTTGACATGTTAGAAATGAAATTTCTTAATAAAAAATATAAAAAAAAAAATTCTTTAACTAATGTACTATCATTTCAATCACCGGATTCGATAAAAATTAAACATAGATTTTTAAATTATATAGGAGATATAATTTTATGTGCTCCATATATTAACAAAGAGGCAAATATTTTAAAAAAAAAAAAAATAGAACTTTGGGCGCATATGACTATTCATTCAACTTTACATTTACTACATTATTCACATAAAGATTCTAAATCAAAAAAAAACATGCAAAAAACTGAAATATATATTATGAAAAAGTTAGGATATAATAATCCATATAATTAA
- the asd gene encoding aspartate-semialdehyde dehydrogenase: MKKLVGFVGWRGMVGSVLLNRLRKNNDFKNFNSVFLTTSQLNFNSPDIKNCISNNLKDAYNIKYLMSLDIIVSCQGQEYTKKVYTKLKNMHWKGYWIDASSFLRMKEDAIIVLDPINYNAIKLGINKGIKTFVGGNCTVSLMLLALGGLFTNNLIEWISVATYQSISGSGSKSMLELLNQIGYVYKNISSYLSTSTSSILKIEKKITFLLNSKNCPKNFMKVPLLGNVFPWIDSLMENGQTKEEWKGFVETNKILNYKYNIPIDGICVRVPTLRCHSQVFTIKLKKDISIKEIKYLLSSHNSWVKIIKNNIDHTISKLNPLQVTNTLNIPIGRIKKLNFGKKYLSAFSVGDQLLWGAAEPLRRILNILISQ, translated from the coding sequence ATGAAAAAATTAGTAGGTTTTGTAGGGTGGAGAGGTATGGTGGGATCAGTTTTATTAAATCGTTTACGTAAAAATAATGATTTTAAGAATTTTAATTCTGTATTTTTAACTACATCTCAATTAAATTTTAATTCTCCTGATATTAAAAATTGTATTTCAAATAATTTAAAAGATGCATATAATATTAAATATTTAATGTCTTTAGACATTATAGTTTCATGTCAAGGGCAAGAATATACAAAAAAAGTTTATACTAAATTAAAAAATATGCACTGGAAAGGATATTGGATTGATGCATCTTCTTTTTTAAGAATGAAAGAAGATGCAATTATTGTCTTAGATCCTATAAATTATAATGCAATAAAATTAGGAATAAATAAAGGAATAAAAACTTTTGTAGGAGGTAATTGTACCGTTAGTTTAATGTTACTTGCTTTAGGTGGATTATTTACAAATAATCTTATTGAATGGATTTCTGTAGCAACATATCAATCTATTTCTGGTAGTGGTTCTAAAAGCATGTTAGAATTACTAAATCAAATTGGTTATGTGTATAAAAATATTTCTTCTTATCTTTCTACTTCTACAAGTTCTATTCTTAAAATAGAAAAAAAAATTACTTTTTTATTAAATAGTAAAAATTGTCCTAAAAATTTTATGAAAGTTCCTTTATTAGGAAATGTATTTCCCTGGATTGATAGTTTAATGGAAAATGGACAAACAAAAGAAGAGTGGAAAGGTTTTGTTGAAACAAATAAAATTTTAAATTACAAGTATAATATACCTATTGATGGAATTTGTGTAAGAGTTCCTACGTTACGTTGTCATAGTCAAGTATTTACAATAAAATTAAAAAAAGATATTTCTATAAAAGAAATTAAATACTTACTATCTTCTCATAATTCATGGGTAAAAATAATTAAAAATAATATAGATCATACAATAAGTAAATTAAATCCTTTACAAGTTACAAATACATTAAACATTCCTATTGGTCGTATTAAAAAATTAAATTTTGGAAAAAAATATTTATCTGCTTTTTCTGTTGGTGATCAATTATTATGGGGTGCAGCTGAACCATTACGTCGTATTTTAAATATTTTGATATCTCAATAA
- the miaB gene encoding tRNA (N6-isopentenyl adenosine(37)-C2)-methylthiotransferase MiaB produces the protein MNEHDSSIIENILKKTNLYIITKKPEISDILILNTCSIREKAQEKLFHQLGRWKKLKQKNSKILIAVGGCVAVQEGKKIYKRAKFIDIIFGPQTLHKLPKLLIESNKKKSLIINIKKKSLKKFNYTINKNTNIKKKFSSFVTIMEGCNKYCSFCIVPYTRGKEVSRNNKKIISEIIELSKKGVREITLLGQNVNAYKFSDTFNKKNYSFSDLLYSISEIPRIDRIRFITSHPVEFNNNIIEAYKKIPKLTNFLHLPVQSGSNKILKLMKRGYTIEKYENIVNKIKKIRPKINISSDFIIGFPGETKEDFQKTIYFISKINFDTSYSFIYSKRPRTRASKLEDNVTMEEKKKRLYKVQQKINQQAFQWKRRSTEQIVLVEGISKNNIQELYGRTENNRTVFFEGNPKFIGNFIKLKIISIKYNTFLKGKIISNNYF, from the coding sequence ATGAATGAACATGATTCCTCAATCATAGAAAATATATTAAAAAAAACAAATTTATATATAATTACAAAAAAACCAGAAATATCTGATATTTTAATTTTAAATACATGCTCTATTAGAGAAAAAGCTCAAGAAAAATTATTCCATCAATTAGGACGTTGGAAAAAACTAAAACAAAAAAATTCAAAAATATTAATTGCTGTAGGAGGATGTGTTGCTGTTCAAGAAGGAAAGAAAATTTATAAAAGAGCAAAATTTATTGATATAATTTTTGGACCACAAACATTACATAAATTACCTAAGTTATTAATAGAATCAAATAAAAAAAAAAGTCTTATTATAAATATTAAAAAAAAATCATTAAAAAAATTTAATTATACAATAAATAAAAATACAAATATAAAAAAAAAATTTTCTTCATTTGTAACTATTATGGAAGGATGTAATAAATATTGTTCTTTTTGTATTGTTCCATATACAAGAGGAAAAGAAGTTAGTAGAAATAATAAAAAAATAATTTCAGAAATAATAGAATTATCTAAAAAAGGAGTACGTGAAATAACACTTTTAGGACAAAATGTAAATGCATATAAATTTTCTGATACTTTTAATAAAAAAAATTATAGTTTTTCAGATTTATTATACTCAATATCAGAAATCCCTAGAATTGATAGAATTCGATTTATTACCAGTCATCCTGTGGAATTTAATAACAATATAATAGAAGCATATAAAAAAATTCCTAAATTAACAAATTTTCTACACTTACCGGTACAAAGTGGTTCTAATAAAATTTTAAAATTAATGAAACGAGGATATACTATAGAAAAATATGAAAACATTGTAAATAAAATAAAAAAAATACGTCCAAAAATAAATATTAGTTCAGATTTTATTATCGGATTTCCAGGTGAAACTAAAGAAGATTTTCAAAAAACAATTTATTTTATTTCAAAAATTAATTTCGATACAAGTTATAGTTTTATTTACTCAAAAAGACCTCGAACAAGAGCTTCTAAACTAGAAGATAATGTAACGATGGAAGAAAAAAAAAAGAGATTATATAAAGTTCAACAAAAAATCAATCAACAAGCATTTCAATGGAAAAGAAGAAGTACTGAACAAATAGTTTTAGTAGAAGGAATTTCAAAAAACAATATACAAGAATTATATGGAAGAACAGAAAATAATAGAACAGTTTTTTTTGAAGGTAATCCTAAATTTATTGGAAACTTTATAAAATTAAAAATTATAAGTATTAAATATAATACTTTTCTAAAAGGAAAAATTATTTCTAATAATTATTTTTAG
- the lysS gene encoding lysine--tRNA ligase produces MSKTLKIIQKKKSLEKELYTRKKKLKKLKKLGFNFPNTFHYIHTIKEIKKLYNNYTKKELEKINYKTKISGRIVNKRTFGKALFFVIRNNNHDIQIYIKSNYFPKNYYQKNILELDLGDIIGVKGKIFKTNTCELSILCKKIYLLTKSLRSLPDKYFGLKNQEIKYRKRYLDLISNNKIIKIFQKRSLIISNIRSFMKQKKFLEVETPMLHPIPGGANAKPFITYHNSLNEKMYLRIAPELYLKKLIIGGFNKIFEINRNFRNEGISTKHNPEFTMMEIYMSYSNYIDIMNLLEELCIFLVKKISKSLIIMYKSKKINFKKPIKKMTMIESILKFNKNIDISNFKNIKNIKKTATNLNIKIDSNASLGEITNLIFEKTTEKKIIQPTFITEYPIEISPLAKEKNKYFAERFEFFIAGYEIANGFSELNDPEEQKKRFKLQISKKNYTDKSKNFSYDKDYIIALEHGLPPTSGLGVGIDRLIMILTNQKTIKDIIFFPLLKKI; encoded by the coding sequence ATGTCAAAAACTTTAAAAATAATTCAAAAAAAAAAATCCTTAGAAAAAGAATTATATACAAGAAAAAAAAAACTAAAAAAATTAAAAAAATTAGGTTTTAATTTTCCAAATACTTTTCATTATATACATACAATTAAAGAAATAAAAAAATTATATAATAATTATACAAAAAAAGAATTAGAAAAAATTAACTATAAAACGAAAATTTCAGGAAGAATAGTAAATAAAAGAACTTTTGGTAAAGCGTTATTCTTTGTTATACGAAATAATAATCATGACATTCAAATATATATTAAAAGTAATTATTTTCCAAAAAATTATTATCAAAAAAATATTCTTGAATTAGATTTAGGTGATATTATTGGGGTAAAAGGAAAAATATTTAAAACAAATACATGCGAGTTATCAATTTTATGTAAAAAAATATATTTATTAACTAAATCTTTAAGATCTTTACCTGATAAATATTTTGGATTAAAAAATCAAGAAATTAAATATAGAAAAAGATATTTAGATTTAATATCTAATAATAAAATTATTAAAATTTTTCAAAAAAGATCATTAATTATATCTAACATAAGATCTTTTATGAAACAAAAAAAATTCTTGGAAGTTGAAACTCCTATGTTACATCCTATCCCAGGTGGAGCTAATGCAAAACCATTCATCACTTATCATAATTCATTAAACGAAAAAATGTATTTAAGAATAGCACCTGAATTATATCTTAAAAAATTAATTATTGGTGGTTTTAATAAAATATTTGAAATAAATAGAAATTTTAGAAATGAAGGTATATCAACAAAACATAATCCAGAATTTACAATGATGGAAATTTATATGTCTTATAGTAATTATATTGATATAATGAATTTATTAGAAGAATTATGTATTTTTTTAGTAAAAAAAATTTCTAAATCATTAATTATTATGTATAAATCAAAAAAAATAAATTTTAAAAAACCTATAAAAAAAATGACAATGATTGAATCTATTTTAAAATTTAATAAAAATATTGATATATCTAATTTTAAAAATATAAAAAATATAAAAAAAACTGCAACAAATCTTAATATTAAAATTGATTCAAATGCATCTTTAGGAGAAATTACAAATTTAATTTTTGAAAAAACAACAGAAAAAAAAATTATTCAACCAACATTTATTACTGAGTATCCAATTGAAATTTCTCCATTAGCAAAAGAAAAAAATAAATATTTTGCAGAAAGATTTGAATTTTTTATTGCAGGTTATGAAATAGCAAACGGTTTTTCTGAATTAAATGATCCAGAAGAACAAAAAAAACGATTTAAATTACAAATATCTAAAAAAAATTATACAGATAAATCAAAAAATTTTTCTTATGATAAAGATTATATTATTGCTTTAGAACACGGTTTACCTCCTACATCTGGATTAGGAGTAGGAATTGATAGATTGATTATGATTTTAACTAATCAAAAAACTATAAAAGATATTATTTTTTTTCCTTTATTAAAAAAAATTTAA
- the lysA gene encoding diaminopimelate decarboxylase, which translates to MTHIYNLQKKMLTRKNLLFLIKKYKTPIWIYNSEIIKKQIKKLKKFDIIRFAQKSCSNIHILKLMRKKNIKIDAVSLGEIERALLAGFKPKNNNIVFTSDIIENKVLKKVIKYKIPVNAGSIDMLKKIGKKSLKHPVWIRINPKFGDGHHIKTNTGGENSKHGIWNPKKALSVIKKYKLNLIGLHIHIGSGIKTKNLHKVCNAMKKYAIKLKTKIKFISAGGGISIPYKSKEKEINIKDYFSQWDKTKKKISSILNCSIQLEIEPGRFLTAQSGILIAKVYAIKKMGKNIFVLINSGFNDLIRPILYGSYHKITVFHKKKSKKKRKKIKTIFAEPLCESGDVFTIKKNEIIFHRKIPQVKLGDYIIIHDTGAYGSSMSSNYNSRPFIPEILYKKNNFVQIRRRQTIKEMLSLETLI; encoded by the coding sequence ATGACACATATATATAATTTACAAAAAAAGATGCTTACAAGAAAAAATTTATTATTTTTAATAAAAAAATATAAAACTCCAATATGGATATATAATTCAGAAATTATTAAAAAACAAATAAAAAAACTAAAAAAATTTGATATTATTAGATTTGCTCAAAAATCTTGTTCTAACATTCATATTTTAAAATTAATGAGAAAAAAAAACATAAAAATTGATGCAGTTTCGTTAGGAGAAATAGAACGAGCATTACTAGCTGGATTTAAACCAAAAAATAATAATATTGTTTTTACATCAGACATTATAGAAAATAAAGTCTTAAAAAAAGTTATTAAATATAAAATACCAGTAAATGCTGGTTCTATTGATATGTTAAAAAAAATTGGAAAAAAATCATTGAAACATCCAGTATGGATTAGAATTAATCCAAAATTTGGTGACGGACATCATATTAAAACAAATACTGGTGGAGAAAATAGCAAACATGGGATATGGAATCCTAAAAAAGCTTTATCTGTTATAAAAAAATATAAATTAAATCTTATTGGATTACATATACATATAGGCTCCGGGATAAAAACAAAAAATTTACATAAAGTTTGTAATGCTATGAAAAAATATGCAATTAAATTAAAAACAAAAATAAAATTTATATCTGCCGGAGGTGGAATTAGTATTCCATATAAATCTAAAGAAAAAGAAATTAACATAAAAGATTATTTTTCACAATGGGATAAAACAAAAAAAAAAATTTCTTCTATATTAAATTGTTCTATTCAATTAGAAATTGAACCTGGTCGATTTTTAACAGCTCAATCAGGAATTTTAATTGCTAAAGTATATGCAATAAAAAAAATGGGTAAAAACATTTTTGTATTAATAAATTCAGGATTTAATGATTTAATTCGACCTATTTTATATGGTAGTTACCATAAAATAACTGTATTTCATAAAAAAAAATCAAAGAAAAAAAGAAAAAAAATAAAAACTATCTTTGCTGAACCGTTATGTGAATCTGGTGATGTTTTTACAATAAAAAAAAATGAAATTATTTTTCATAGAAAAATACCACAAGTTAAACTTGGTGATTATATTATTATACATGATACCGGAGCTTATGGATCTTCTATGTCATCAAATTATAATAGTAGACCATTTATTCCAGAAATCTTATATAAAAAAAACAATTTTGTACAAATTAGAAGACGCCAAACAATAAAAGAAATGTTATCATTAGAAACATTAATATAA
- the ygfZ gene encoding tRNA-modifying protein YgfZ, translating into MKNNVLNNNKIYLSKNLSSTFIELDQWSIIRVKGKDKRNYLNNQFTININTINKNKYKIGAHCNINGKVLAIFFIFKYKDSFFYIINNSVCDKHLIELKKYSLFYKIKIFKEKKFHLFGLCGSNSYYLLKNFFFIHFKKKNMVTKIKNIIFLKINYPVKRFLILTKGNMLHNFLNDNKKKILFSNNKQWISLDIESSFPIVNKTISGRFILQTLDLKKWNAISFTKGCYYGQEMLCKYENKKINKFIICALIGRIGNTIPINNENVKYKDKEGNKYISGIILSWVKVYKNKILLQVRMKEKFFNKKNNFYLSSNKENFYKIYII; encoded by the coding sequence ATGAAAAATAATGTTTTAAATAATAATAAAATTTATTTAAGTAAAAATTTATCTAGTACTTTTATAGAATTAGATCAATGGTCTATTATACGAGTAAAAGGAAAAGACAAAAGAAATTATTTAAATAATCAATTTACAATAAATATAAATACAATTAATAAAAATAAATATAAAATAGGCGCGCATTGTAATATTAATGGAAAAGTTTTAGCTATTTTTTTTATATTTAAATATAAAGATTCTTTTTTTTATATTATTAATAATTCAGTATGCGATAAACATTTAATAGAATTAAAAAAATATTCTTTATTTTATAAAATAAAAATTTTTAAAGAAAAAAAATTTCATTTATTTGGATTATGTGGATCTAATTCTTATTATTTATTGAAAAATTTTTTTTTTATACATTTTAAAAAAAAAAATATGGTTACAAAAATTAAAAATATTATTTTTCTAAAAATTAATTATCCAGTGAAAAGATTTTTAATCTTAACAAAAGGAAATATGTTACATAATTTTTTAAATGATAATAAAAAAAAAATATTATTTAGTAATAATAAACAGTGGATATCTTTAGATATTGAATCTAGTTTTCCTATAGTCAATAAAACAATATCTGGTAGATTTATATTACAAACATTAGATTTAAAAAAATGGAATGCAATTAGTTTTACAAAAGGGTGTTATTATGGACAAGAAATGTTATGTAAATATGAAAACAAAAAAATTAACAAATTTATTATATGTGCATTAATAGGAAGAATTGGTAATACTATTCCTATTAATAATGAAAATGTTAAATATAAAGATAAAGAAGGAAATAAATATATTTCTGGAATAATATTATCTTGGGTAAAAGTTTATAAAAATAAAATTTTATTACAAGTACGTATGAAAGAAAAATTTTTTAATAAAAAAAATAATTTTTATTTATCATCAAACAAAGAAAATTTTTATAAAATATATATTATATAA